A window of Pirellula sp. SH-Sr6A contains these coding sequences:
- a CDS encoding transcriptional regulator, protein MSQAAHSTDNAVQDTPSELLDLQRVIDALPAEHRLAIQPAFQRVVESTNRRRKILQLVQESIGQLRLDMKYLVFDLEATRRERDTYQKQISEMLGDSSQGESQDEFRPEDDSE, encoded by the coding sequence ATGAGTCAAGCAGCTCATTCCACCGACAACGCGGTTCAAGACACGCCGAGCGAATTGTTGGATCTGCAACGGGTGATCGACGCCTTGCCCGCGGAGCACCGGTTGGCCATTCAGCCAGCTTTCCAACGTGTCGTGGAGAGCACGAACCGACGCCGCAAGATTCTGCAGTTGGTTCAGGAGTCGATCGGCCAACTCCGATTGGACATGAAGTATCTCGTGTTCGATTTGGAAGCGACTCGTCGCGAGCGAGATACGTATCAGAAGCAAATTTCGGAGATGTTGGGGGACAGTAGCCAAGGAGAAAGTCAGGACGAATTTCGACCTGAAGATGATTCCGAGTAG